The DNA sequence GGGAAATGGGAACCGGCCGCTGCCCGGGGCGGATGGGTTGCCGCCCCCGGCGGGACGCGCCTCTTCATCGTCACCCTTACGGTGGGGGGGGTGCCCGCCGACGGGACCATCGCCCACTCCCTTCTCAACGCCATCAACGAGGCCGTCATCATCGCAGACCGCGATCACCGTATACTCTATGTCAACGAAGCCGCGTGCCTCCGCTATGGCTACACGCCGGAGGAGTTCGGCGACCTCACCATCGACGCCATCGTCTCCCCCACGTCGGCGAACACGCCGGCACGCCTCCACGCCGGGCTCTTTGCCCGAAAGTCCGCATTCTTCGCAAACGAGCATATCACCCGGAGGGGACAGGTGATCCCCGTCGAAGTGAGTACGAGGGCGATCATATATCACGGCGTTCCCGCCATCATGTCCGTCTCCCGCGACATCACCTCCCGGCGCGAGGAGGAGCGGACACGGCAGGCGTTCGAAGAGTCGGAGGAGAAGTACCGGGTGCTCTTCGAGTCGGCCGGGGATGCGATCTTCATCACGGATACGAGGGGCATCATCTCCCGGGTCAACGACCGGATGGCCCATATGCTGGGCTACTCCAAGGACCGGTTCGCAGGCATGCCCCTCGAGGCCCTCCTTGCAGGCGACGATGCCTCCATGGACCGGACCTTCGAGACCATTCTCGAGGCGGGGTCGCTCATCTACCTCGCCGCCATGAGGGCGGCGGACAGGACCGTGCGCAAGGTGGAGATCCTCAGCCGGACGATCCCCTACGAGGGAGCCACCGCGGTTCTCTCCATCGCCCGCGACATCTCCCGCAGGCGTGAACTCGAGGAAAAGCTCCATCTCTCGGAGGAGATGTACCGGGCCATCTTCGCAAACTCCGGTGCGGGCATCATCATCCTCGACCGCTCGGATGAGATCATCCTTGGAAACGCCGAAGCGGTGGCCATCCTCGACCCGGGGCCCGCGGGTCTTGCCGGCAGGGTCTGGACGGAGTTCGTGGACGATCCCCTGCTCCTCAGGTTTGTGGACGTCGATATGGGACGGGAAGGATTCGAGGAGTTCCGGATTCGCAACTATGAGACCGAGTGTCTCAACGGGTCCGGCGGGCGGGTCCCGTGCATCCTCTCGGTCTCCCCGATTCCGGGGGCGGGCCGCTATATCGTCACCCTTCAGGACATGAGGAAAAACCGTGCCATGGTCGCCTCCATCCGGGAACGCCAGCAGCTGCTGGACGAGATCTTCCGGAGCGCCCACGACGGGTTCATCCTTTTGGACGAGCATCAGACGGTGCAGATATGGAACCGCGGCGCGGAACGGATCACGGGCTATGCCGGGGACGAGATGGCCGGACGACCCTTCGGCGAGTGCCCCGTCTTCGGTGAGGACGGGCGTCTCTTCGGGGAGGATATCCGGCACCTCCTCACCCCGGGGGATGCGCCGGAGGGCGGGGGGCGAAACCGTGCCGACCTGCGCCTCCTGACCCGCCGGGGCGCGGAGAAGGAATGCGAGATGACCGTCTCCTTCGTGCAGCGGGCGGAGGGGACGAGCACGCTCTGCATCGTCCGGGATGTCACCCGCCAGAAGGCCATCCTCGATGCCCTGACCCGCAACGAGGAGTACCTGCGCCTCGTCATCGACAGCGCAAACCTCGGGACGTGGGACTGGCGGCCGGGCGAGGAGATGATTGCGGTCAGCCCGGACATGTTCGACGTCCTCGGCTACCCCTATACCGCGGAATGGGTGGCCATCGACACGGTGAGCACCCTCACCCACCCGGACGACCGGGAGGTGTGGGAGCAGGGCATGCAGGCCTTTGCGGCGGGCGGGACGGCGAAGGAGCAGACGGAGGTACGGATGCGGGCGGCCGACGGCCGATATCTGTGGTTCGCCCTCGAGGGCTCCGCGGCCGAGTTCGGTGATGACGGGGCCACCCGGCGGGTGGTCGGCATCATGCGGGACATCACCGGCGAGAAACAGGCGGAGCAGGCGCTGCGTGAGGCGAACAAGAAGCTCAGCGTCCTCTCCGGCATCACCCGCCATGATATCCTCAACCAGATTCAGGGCCTCCTCTTCTATTCGGAGGAGATCATCCACGGCGACTACACCGACGAGGAGAAGACGATGATGGCGGAGAAGATCCTCGCCGCCTCGGAGACGATCAACCGCCAGATCAGCTTCACCCGGAATTACGACAACCTCGGGGCCGAGCCGCCCGAATGGCAGAACCTTTCGACCATCATCACGGAGACGAAGGGGGAACTTCCTCCCGGCATGCCCTGCACCATCACCGTCCCCCCGGTCGGGGTTTACGCGGACAAGCTCTTTGCCGAGGCGCTCCGGGCGATCTTTGAAAACATCAGGACCCATGCAGAGGGGGCGACGGAGGTTACCGTCTCGTTTGCAGAACGGGAGGGATCGGGCGTCCTCACGATCGCCGACGACGGGTGCGGCATTCCCGCCGGACAGAAGGCAAGGATCTTCACCCACTCCCCGTCCACGGGGAACAATTCCCTCTTCCTCGCGCAGGAGATCGCCGGGGTAACCGGGATCTCCATCACCGAGACGGGGACCGAAGGAAAGGGGGCGGTCTTCGAGGTGGCGTTCCCGAAGACCGTGTACCGCATGGAAAGTGAATAAGGCCCGAACGGCCGAAAGCGAACTCCACCACTTCTATTTTAACCGCTCTCTCCTGCATGGCCGTACGGTGGAGGGATGCTATCTTCAAAGGTGATCGACGCCGCCGGCATCTTCGGGCGTGACGGGCGACCTCCGCCGCCAGCCGCCCGCGGGGACGGTGATCACGAAGCACGCCCCGTCGCCTTCCGTCCCGGTCTCGTGAATCTCCATCCCGGTGATCGAGAGGATCTCACGGGTCAAAAAGAGGCCGAACCCCGTGTTCTTCCCGAACGAACGGTCGAATATCCGCTCCTTCAGTCCGGCGGCGACGCCCTCTCCGTCGTCTCGGACAGTGATCTGGAGGGCGCCGCCCCCGCCTGCCACCGGACGGGCGGTCACGACGGACCGGGAAACCCCGTCGCCCCCGTGGCGGGCTGCATTTTCAAAGAGATTGTAGAATACCTTGACGAGGAGCGGGTCGGCATAGACATCGTAGCCGTCCGCCTCCACCGAAACGGCGAGCTCTCTGCCGGAGAGGAGTGATGCGGCATGTTCGGTAACGCCGCCGACGGCCTGCCAGACCGGGGACTCCACCCCGAGGTCCTGGTAGGTGCGGGTAAAGGAGATCTGGTCCTCGATATTCGCTGCGCCGGTTTCGATCATGCCGAGATACCGTTCGAGCGGTGTTCCGGCACAGGCGCACTCCTCCAGCCGTATCAGTTCGAGAACCATGCTGATCCCCTGCACCTGGTTGAGAATGTCGTGCCGGGTGATGTCGGCCATCAGGTTGATCTTCCGGTTTGCTTCCGTGAGAGCGTCCCGGTATCGCCGGTTCTCGGTGATGTCGTGGATGAAGATGATCGACCCTTCCTGCCCGGCGACCCGGCCGGTGAGAGGAGTGAACGAGAGGTCGTAGTGGCGCCCTGAAAGACGGCGGTGGATGGCATCCCCCGCCACTTCGAGCGATCCCTCCCGTGGGATGTCGCCCTCGAACCCCTTCCAGAGGAGCAGGGCATGCGAACCGAGACTGCGCTCTCGCGAGGCATCGAAGATGGCAAGCGCCGCCCGGTTGATATCGATGACCCTGCGGTTCTCATCGAGAACGAGGTACCCTTCCCTGAGGTCCTCGATGGCATGGTCCCGTGCTATCGGGACGATGGCAAGAAACTCGTGCATCACGATGATATAGAAGAGGATGACGCCTGAGATGAGGAAGCAGAACGGCGTCGGATCAAAGTGAAGGCGGTATGTACCGATGCCGGAGATGCCGATGATGTTCCCTGCAAGAGGGATGAGATATGCCACGAGGATGAGGAGCGTCTGGCGGCGGTACTCGCGGTTTGAACGCAGGTAGTACTTCGCCAGCATAACGATGCCCGTGACGGTCAGGACATAGGCATAGGCGATCTGGACCGGGTAGAGGGGGCCGTGGGTGGCAGAGAGATGGGGGAACGCTCCGGTATCTGCCATCGTGATGCCCGCATAGTAGAGGTGGTGGAGATCATTTGTCAGGATGGCGACGATGATGAGGAGGGGAATTGCGCTGAATGCTGCGATGGCGCGCCGGGAGAGCCATTCATCGTGCCCGGTGTATTTGACGGCAAAGAAGAAGGCACCGAGGGTGACCATCTGGACCCCGATATAGACGATCTGCATGATGCGGAACTGGAGAAGGACGTCATCGACGCCCAGCCGTATGGCATACATGAATGACCAGAGGGCAACGCCGCCCATGATGACGATGAAGATCCGGGCGAGGACGGCGGAACGGTGCCGGTATCCCTCCATCGCGAGAAGAAGAGCGATACCCGTATTGAGAAAGAGTGCTATTATGAGCGGTACCGCTGCCTCATACGCCGGCCATGTCATCAAATCCCCCGGATAACAGAACTGGTACGACCGACCGTGGCGATCGGATAAACCATAATGATTTTTGGGGCGGATGCATAAAAAAACACCGAAACGAGTGTATCGGGAGGTTTTCACGGCGGCTTTCCCTGCGTGTCCGCCGGGGGCCGCCCCGTGGTCCGCGACATCAGGCACCTCCCCTCTCCCGCCCCGCCGTCCGGTACGGGGGATACCCTGATGATGGGGCCCGCCTGATAAACTACCATGAAAGACCGACACTGGATCATTGCCTTTGCCCTCTCCCTGATCTTCGCCTCGGGACTCCTCTATGCCCTGCATCTCGAGATCTTTCACGACCCGCATCACATCGGGGTCTTCTTCCTCCATGAACTCGCGTTCCTTCCCCTCGAAGTCCTGATCGTCACCCTCATTCTCCACCGCCTGCTCGAGTACCGCGAGAGAAGGAACCGGCTCGAGAAGATGAACATGGTCATCGGGACCTTCTACTCGCGGGTCGGGCGCACGCTCATCCGCTGCTTCTCCCGCGCCGATCCGAACATCGGAAAGGTGTTGGATGATGTGCTCCTCTCCGATGCGTGGACGGACGAACGGTTCGGCGAAGCGCTCCGCGACCTCGGGCGCTACGAGTACCGGGTGAACATCTGCGACATCGACCTCGAACGGCTCCGGGCGTTCCTCGGGAAACAGGAGGACTTTCTCGTGCGGCTCCTGGAGAACCCCGTCCTCCTCGAGCACGAGGAGTTCACCGGCCTCCTCCAGGCGACGTTTCACATGACGGAGGAACTCGGCCACCGCACGGACTTCGCCGTCTGCCCCCCTCCCGACATGACCCACCTCGAAGGGGACATCAACCGGGTCTACGGGATGCTCATCAGGGACTGGATCCGCTACATGCGCTACCTGAAGAAGAACTACCCGTATCTCTTCTCGCTTGCGATGCGGACGAATCCGTTCGACGAAGCGGCGCCGGTGATGGTGCTGGAGTAGGCATCCATGCCGCCGGGCGCACTTTTTTTCCGATTGCCCTCCCTGCATTTCGCCTGCCTGAATGCGAAAAAATCCCTTGTTGGTGCGATACATCCGCGGATTGCGGCAATTGTAATAAAGAGCTGCGTTTTGCGATTAAATCGGATATGTGCCGGGAATTTCCCAGTACAAATTCGGAGAATATTAATACTTGGTCATCATTCAGAAACTATCTCGCGGTGCCCCCGTTTGGGGGGGCCGGAACCGGGGTTTGACCATGGAAGTGCAGCGATACCGGTGCAAAGTATGTGGCTATATATACTCGCCACTTCGCGGGGAGCCGAGAAACGGAATTCCCGAAGGAACGAAATTCGAGAACCTCCCCGAAGACTACAGCTGCCCCGTCTGCGGGGCGACGGGGAAGGGAAGGATAGGCAAATGGGGTTTTGTCCCGGTCGTGCCGACGAAGTGGCGGTGCCGGATATGCGGGTATATCTATGACAATGCCCGCGGGGAACCGCAGCATGGGATCCCGGCGGGAACGCGGTTCGAGGATCTCCCGGCGGATTACCGGTGCCCGGTCTGCCTCGGCGACCCGAAGATCACCGAATTTTACGGAGACGTGAGAAAACAGCAGTTCGAACCGCTCGATCTCTGAACCGTCTCCGGCGGCACCTATATTAAGTGCCGTTCACCAATGGTTTTTCAAAGCGGTCGTATGCGATGCCATCACCCGGTGAGCCGTCGCATCCGGCCGAACGGGCAGGATATTCATGCGGAGGGGGTATGCCGACGACCTGAAAGAGTTCGTCAGGAACTACAGAGTGGAGAATGACGACGGGTACATCGTCCTCTCCATCGCGGGGGCCCTCATGCTTCTGGTATGGTCCCTCTCCATGGGGCTGACGAGCGTCTATCCCCATGCCCTCGACATCCCTATCGTCCTTGTTGCCGGAAGATATCCCAAACGGGCGTTATCCTTTGCCGCGGGGACCAGCATCGTCTATCTCTGTCTCTATGCCCTCTTCATCGTCCCCCTCTTCCCCTCCTTCTGGTATGCCGCCGCCCGGTGTTTCGTCTTCTTCCTCGTTGCCATCTCCGTCTCCTACTATTCAAAACAGTTCTCCTTCTCCCGGCACGAGTATTTCAGCCTCTTCGACAATCTCGCGGAATCGGCGTACCTCTTCGAACTTCGGCCCGATGGAAATCCGGGCAGGATCTTCGAGGCCAATGACATGATGTCGCGGCACCTCGGGTATACCAGAGAGGAGCTGATCGGCATGGAGCTTTCGGTCATCATCGCTCCCGAGTATCGGGATGCCGTGCAAGAGTCCCTGAGCGAGACCGTGAAGGCCACCTATCTCACCCTCGAGTCGGCCCACATCTGCAAGGACGGGACCCGTATTCCCGTCGAGGTGAAACTCCACTGCTACAATTCCCCGAACCGGGGGATGGTGGTTCTCTCGGTTGCCTCGGACCAGACCGAGCGCAAACGGCGTGATCGGGCACTGCAGGTACAGCGGGACGTTGCATTCGCCCTGAACCGTGCGGTCTCCGTGGATGAGGTGGGGTGGGAATCCTCGGCGGGCGTCCGGAAGCTCGCCCTGGTCCCCGCGTCGGGATTCTATCTCCGCGACGAGGAGACCGGGGAGATGCGGCTCCTGTACTCCGAGGGGGTCCCCCCCGGCTTCCGGAAAGAGAATGCGGTCTTTTCCCTGGAATCACCCGCTCTTGCCGGTCTTCGCAAGGGAACAGCCCTCTACTGCCTCTTTGGCGATCTCCACACCTTTGGTGCCGTCCGGGCATCGTCGCTCCCCTTCCGGGGAACTGCTGTCCTGCCGGTGATTGCTGCCGATACGCTGGTCGGCCTCATCACCCTCGCCTCGATGGACGAGGACGAGATCCTGCCGCTCATCCGGCCGCACATCGAGTCCATCGCGGCGCAGGCGGGTGTTGCCATCGGGCGGCTCCGGGCGGAGGAGGCATTGCGGAGGAACGAGGAATCCCTGCGTGCCCTCGTCGATTCGATGGACGAGGTGCAGGTCCTCGTCGGGACCGACGGCGTCATCATCGAGGCGAATGCCGCCCTTGCCCGGCGGTACCGGCTGTCCAAGGAGGAACTCGCAGGGACCTCCATCTTCCGGCTGTACGCGGATTCCCCGGCGACGCTGGATCTGCGGAGAGGAAAGATGGAAGAGGTCGCCAGCCGGTGCGAATCGGTATTGTTCAGCGATGAGCACCGGGGACGATCCTTCACCCATATCTACTATCCCGTTGTCGACAAGGAGGGTGCCGTGTACGCGATCGGGCTTCTTTCCCATGATATAACGGAGATTAAAGCCGAACAAGAGGCGCGTGCCGAGGCAGAAGGACTCTACCGTCTGGTCGTCGAGGCGATCCGGTTCGGGCTCTTCGATTATGATGTCCCGCGCCAGCGTTTCAAGTTCTCCCCCGAATGGTATCAGCTTCTTGGGTATGAGCCCTATGAGATGCCGGAGGCGTACGAGACATGGGTCGCGCTCCTGCACCCCGACGAACGCGATACCGTCACCGGCAATCTCGAAAGAACCCTCCGGGCGGGCAATGTCTACTTCAACGAGTACCGGATGCTGAGAAAGGACGGTTCGTGGGCCTGGATCAAGGCACGCGGCCGGGTGATCGAGAGGGATGACCACGGGCATCCTCTCAGGATGGTGGGCGTCCACACGGATATCACCCCGTGGAAGGAGGCACAGGAGAAGGAGCACGAATCGGCCCTCCGTCTGAAAAAGGCGCAGAGTATCGCGAGAATCGGGTATTTCGAGTATGATCCGGCGGAGGATGTCATTGATTCCGATGTGATGGCTGATCACATCTTCGGGGACGTGTATGCCGATGAGAAGTCGGGCTTTGCGGATTTCCTTTCGATGATTCATTCGAATGACCGGGTCCAAATACATACCCGGTTTGCAGAGCTCCTCAAAAATGGGGGGACCTTTGACGATACCTGCCGCATCCGGCTGGCGGGAGGCGAGGTGAAGTGGATCCATCTCATCGGCGATTCCGTGCTGGATGAGGACGGGACAGTGGTCCGGCTCATCGGGACGGTCCAGGACATCAGCGACATCCAGGAGGCCCGCGACCAGCTCGTCCGCACGCAGCACGTGGTGGACCATTCCCCCGAGGCAATCTTCTTCGTCAATGTCGACGGGACGATCTTCTACGGGAATGAGACCGCCGCCCGGTCATACGGCAAGGGGGGGGAGGTGACGGGGCTTTCCATCTTCGATATCAATTCGGAGATCGACGAGGATGTGTGGGACGAGCACTGGCGTCTCCTGAAGAACCAGCATGTCAGCACCTTCGAGACAGTGTACCGTCATCGCGACGGCACGGACCATCCGGTGGAGAGCACGTGGGAGTATATCCGCACCGCCGACCACGAGTTCGGCTGCGCATTCGTCCGGGACATCACCCCGCGCCGCCGTATCGCCGAAGCGCTGCGGGAGAGCGAGAAGCGCTTCTCCCTTGCGGTGGAGGGGGCCCGCCTCGGGGTGTGGGACTGGAATGTGGCCGCCGGCGAGATCCTCTATGATCACCGGTGTGCGGAGATCCTCGGGTACCGTCCGGAGGAGATCCCGCTCAGGATCGATGAGATACGGTCGTTGTTCGCCCCCGGGGATGCGCACGTGATCGCGGACATCTACCAGAGCCTTGAAACCGCCGACGACGCCGGAACCATCGAGTACAGGATGTACGCAAAGGACGGAACGGTGCGGTGGATCCGGTCCCACGCGGTCATCCTCGAGCGGCAGCCGGACGGCACGCCGGGGCGGGTCATCGGCACCAATCTGGATATCACTCCCCTGAAGGAGGAGGGGATGCTCCTTGAGCAGAGCGAAGCGGAACTGCGCGAAGCCCAGACGATCGCCGGCCTCGGGTACTGGGACTATGGAGAGTACGGAACCTCCCAGCACTGGTCGGATAGGACGTTCGAGATCTTCGGGATCCCGCCGACAGAGGACCGTCTCGTCTCCGCGCAGCGGTTCCTCGGCATCCTCCACCCGTCGGAGCGCGAAACGGTGGTCCGGGAGTTCTTCGACTCCATCAGGGGACGGGAGGATTACGAGCATACCTACCGGATCATCTGGCCGTCAGGAGAGATCCGGCACGTGCACGAACGCTGCCACCATACGTATGATGACGGCGGAAACTACCACTCGTCCCTCGGCACGCTCATCGACATCACCGACCTCAAGCGGGCGGAAGCGGCACTCAGGGAGAGCGAACAGAAGTTCCGTCTGCTGGCCGAGAACTCCATCGTCGGCATCTACATCATCAGCGGGGAACGGTTCATCTATGTGAACGAAACGATGGCGGAGATGTTCGGGTATACGGTCGGGGAGCTTCGCAACAAACCGAACCTCGAACTGATCAGCCCCGCCGATGTCGGGATGGTGGTCGACCATGTGCACGACCTGGTTGCGGGGAGGATGGAGACCGCGCATTTCGAGACCGTGGGCGTCCGCAAGGACGGGAGCACGTTCGAGATTGAGATCTTCGGGTCGGGGGCGCAGCTCGACGACGAGCACCCCCTTATTATCGGCACGCTGCTCGACATCTCCGAGCGCAAGGCGTCCGAGGCGATGCTGCAGGCCTCCCTTGCGGAGAAGACGACGCTCCTCAACGAGGTCCACCACCGGGTCAAGAACAACCTTGCCCTCATCACCTCGATGCTCCAGATGCAGATGCGCTCGATGGAGGACGAGGAGGC is a window from the Methanovulcanius yangii genome containing:
- a CDS encoding PAS domain-containing protein, with translation MRRGYADDLKEFVRNYRVENDDGYIVLSIAGALMLLVWSLSMGLTSVYPHALDIPIVLVAGRYPKRALSFAAGTSIVYLCLYALFIVPLFPSFWYAAARCFVFFLVAISVSYYSKQFSFSRHEYFSLFDNLAESAYLFELRPDGNPGRIFEANDMMSRHLGYTREELIGMELSVIIAPEYRDAVQESLSETVKATYLTLESAHICKDGTRIPVEVKLHCYNSPNRGMVVLSVASDQTERKRRDRALQVQRDVAFALNRAVSVDEVGWESSAGVRKLALVPASGFYLRDEETGEMRLLYSEGVPPGFRKENAVFSLESPALAGLRKGTALYCLFGDLHTFGAVRASSLPFRGTAVLPVIAADTLVGLITLASMDEDEILPLIRPHIESIAAQAGVAIGRLRAEEALRRNEESLRALVDSMDEVQVLVGTDGVIIEANAALARRYRLSKEELAGTSIFRLYADSPATLDLRRGKMEEVASRCESVLFSDEHRGRSFTHIYYPVVDKEGAVYAIGLLSHDITEIKAEQEARAEAEGLYRLVVEAIRFGLFDYDVPRQRFKFSPEWYQLLGYEPYEMPEAYETWVALLHPDERDTVTGNLERTLRAGNVYFNEYRMLRKDGSWAWIKARGRVIERDDHGHPLRMVGVHTDITPWKEAQEKEHESALRLKKAQSIARIGYFEYDPAEDVIDSDVMADHIFGDVYADEKSGFADFLSMIHSNDRVQIHTRFAELLKNGGTFDDTCRIRLAGGEVKWIHLIGDSVLDEDGTVVRLIGTVQDISDIQEARDQLVRTQHVVDHSPEAIFFVNVDGTIFYGNETAARSYGKGGEVTGLSIFDINSEIDEDVWDEHWRLLKNQHVSTFETVYRHRDGTDHPVESTWEYIRTADHEFGCAFVRDITPRRRIAEALRESEKRFSLAVEGARLGVWDWNVAAGEILYDHRCAEILGYRPEEIPLRIDEIRSLFAPGDAHVIADIYQSLETADDAGTIEYRMYAKDGTVRWIRSHAVILERQPDGTPGRVIGTNLDITPLKEEGMLLEQSEAELREAQTIAGLGYWDYGEYGTSQHWSDRTFEIFGIPPTEDRLVSAQRFLGILHPSERETVVREFFDSIRGREDYEHTYRIIWPSGEIRHVHERCHHTYDDGGNYHSSLGTLIDITDLKRAEAALRESEQKFRLLAENSIVGIYIISGERFIYVNETMAEMFGYTVGELRNKPNLELISPADVGMVVDHVHDLVAGRMETAHFETVGVRKDGSTFEIEIFGSGAQLDDEHPLIIGTLLDISERKASEAMLQASLAEKTTLLNEVHHRVKNNLALITSMLQMQMRSMEDEEAKAVLRETSNRILSMALVHESIYRSDTIAHINAGDHFHSLVMELISTFAPFTVITAHVDGGGCQLTLEEGILYSLIVNELVTNAIKYAFAGRNRGTISVVMECGENGKVLTVGDDGIGVSEDYRPGASTSLGMNIVRNVVMHQLGGTIELQRDGGTSWVIRIPDRETGHGI
- a CDS encoding histidine kinase N-terminal 7TM domain-containing protein; translated protein: MTWPAYEAAVPLIIALFLNTGIALLLAMEGYRHRSAVLARIFIVIMGGVALWSFMYAIRLGVDDVLLQFRIMQIVYIGVQMVTLGAFFFAVKYTGHDEWLSRRAIAAFSAIPLLIIVAILTNDLHHLYYAGITMADTGAFPHLSATHGPLYPVQIAYAYVLTVTGIVMLAKYYLRSNREYRRQTLLILVAYLIPLAGNIIGISGIGTYRLHFDPTPFCFLISGVILFYIIVMHEFLAIVPIARDHAIEDLREGYLVLDENRRVIDINRAALAIFDASRERSLGSHALLLWKGFEGDIPREGSLEVAGDAIHRRLSGRHYDLSFTPLTGRVAGQEGSIIFIHDITENRRYRDALTEANRKINLMADITRHDILNQVQGISMVLELIRLEECACAGTPLERYLGMIETGAANIEDQISFTRTYQDLGVESPVWQAVGGVTEHAASLLSGRELAVSVEADGYDVYADPLLVKVFYNLFENAARHGGDGVSRSVVTARPVAGGGGALQITVRDDGEGVAAGLKERIFDRSFGKNTGFGLFLTREILSITGMEIHETGTEGDGACFVITVPAGGWRRRSPVTPEDAGGVDHL
- a CDS encoding rubredoxin yields the protein MEVQRYRCKVCGYIYSPLRGEPRNGIPEGTKFENLPEDYSCPVCGATGKGRIGKWGFVPVVPTKWRCRICGYIYDNARGEPQHGIPAGTRFEDLPADYRCPVCLGDPKITEFYGDVRKQQFEPLDL
- a CDS encoding PAS domain S-box protein, which codes for MSVEDIARLFEAHPFPVIGLYEDGRCAFANPALLLLVGEEAGTVPDPAAVLGGPGEGAGGRMAWPPRPYPEGDGQEWPVRIRRADGKWEPAAARGGWVAAPGGTRLFIVTLTVGGVPADGTIAHSLLNAINEAVIIADRDHRILYVNEAACLRYGYTPEEFGDLTIDAIVSPTSANTPARLHAGLFARKSAFFANEHITRRGQVIPVEVSTRAIIYHGVPAIMSVSRDITSRREEERTRQAFEESEEKYRVLFESAGDAIFITDTRGIISRVNDRMAHMLGYSKDRFAGMPLEALLAGDDASMDRTFETILEAGSLIYLAAMRAADRTVRKVEILSRTIPYEGATAVLSIARDISRRRELEEKLHLSEEMYRAIFANSGAGIIILDRSDEIILGNAEAVAILDPGPAGLAGRVWTEFVDDPLLLRFVDVDMGREGFEEFRIRNYETECLNGSGGRVPCILSVSPIPGAGRYIVTLQDMRKNRAMVASIRERQQLLDEIFRSAHDGFILLDEHQTVQIWNRGAERITGYAGDEMAGRPFGECPVFGEDGRLFGEDIRHLLTPGDAPEGGGRNRADLRLLTRRGAEKECEMTVSFVQRAEGTSTLCIVRDVTRQKAILDALTRNEEYLRLVIDSANLGTWDWRPGEEMIAVSPDMFDVLGYPYTAEWVAIDTVSTLTHPDDREVWEQGMQAFAAGGTAKEQTEVRMRAADGRYLWFALEGSAAEFGDDGATRRVVGIMRDITGEKQAEQALREANKKLSVLSGITRHDILNQIQGLLFYSEEIIHGDYTDEEKTMMAEKILAASETINRQISFTRNYDNLGAEPPEWQNLSTIITETKGELPPGMPCTITVPPVGVYADKLFAEALRAIFENIRTHAEGATEVTVSFAEREGSGVLTIADDGCGIPAGQKARIFTHSPSTGNNSLFLAQEIAGVTGISITETGTEGKGAVFEVAFPKTVYRMESE